The Vespula vulgaris chromosome 4, iyVesVulg1.1, whole genome shotgun sequence genome has a segment encoding these proteins:
- the LOC127063142 gene encoding sorting nexin-4-like isoform X1, whose protein sequence is MEDVFQNGNYCNEANANMSTSEASKEDSLLDHMEISIIEAEKRPNGPLNLREFYTVYLVETKVTDSNFKGALSTTSSLWRRYTDFELLRTYLDIAYPYIVLPPLPEKRVLYAWQKVTTDTFDPDFVDRRRAGLENFLLRVASHPVLSQNEHFMGFLQQREGWREHIQEISYLRLAESKLKALSVAVRLRKPDKRFETLKNYGIELQNNLCNLLRVRARLVEKQYSLYKLHANYGRVFSEWSAIEKEMGDGLQKSGHYLDSLAATIDTTLEEEELIADQLKEWLFGASALQAVVRRREALQVARDEAQDALIAACEQKDRVIQGKAGLMSRLFGSVDTEEVRELKILRLEHRITQQNEIVKQVDEDLKSFSSKAMVDIERFQHQKVIDLRETLAAYCVLQFKLARKSLQTWQHIKECLESIP, encoded by the exons ATGGAAGACGTTTTTCAAAACGGTAATTATTGTAACGAGGCGAATGCAAATATGAGCACTTCGGAGGCATCAAAAGag GATTCCCTATTGGATCATATggaaatttcaataatagaAGCTGAAAAGCGACCTAATGGACCATTAAATTTAAGAGAATTCTATACTGTGTACCTTGTTGAAACCAA AGTTACAGATTCTAATTTCAAGGGTGCTCTGAGTACTACAAGTTCTTTATGGAGACGTTATACtgattttgaattattaagaACATACTTAGACATTGCATATCCATATATTGTTTTACCACCATTGCCAGAGAAAAGGGTATTATACGCATGGCAGAAAGTTACAACAGATACTTTTGATCCAGATTTTGTAGACCGACGAAGAGCAGGATTAGAG AATTTCTTACTAAGAGTAGCATCTCATCCTGTACTTTCTCAAAATGAACACTTTATGGGATTTTTACAACAAAGGGAGGGTTGGAGGGAACATATTCAAGAGATAA GTTATTTACGTTTAGCAGAGTCCAAGTTAAAAGCTCTCAGTGTAGCTGTTCGTTTAAGAAAACCAGATAAACGATTTGAAACATTAAAGAATTATGGAATTGAACTTCAG aacAATCTCTGCAATCTTCTTAGAGTACGAGCTCGCCTTGTGGAAAAGcaatatagtttatataaattacatgcTAATTATGGCCGTGTGTTTAGTGAATGGAGTgctatagagaaagaaatgggaGATGGTTTAcag AAATCAGGCCATTACTTGGATTCATTAGCAGCTACAATTGATACCACacttgaagaagaagaactgaTAGCGGATCAATTGAAGGAATGGCTCTTTGGAGCTTCAGCTTTGCAAGCTGTAGTTAGACGAAGAGAAGCTTTACAGGTAGCTAGAGATGAAGCTCAGGATGCACTCATAGCTGCGTGCGAGCAAAAAGATAGAGTGATACaag GAAAAGCAGGATTAATGTCCAGACTTTTTGGATCAGTCGATACCGAAGAAGTACGAGAGTTAAAAATTCTTCGTTTGGAGCATAGAATTACACAACAGAATGAGATCGTGAAACAAGTCGATGAAGATTtgaa ATCCTTTTCCAGTAAGGCTATGGTAGATATAGAAAGATTTCAACATCAAAAGGTCATCGATTTAAGAGAAACGTTGGCAGCTTATTGTGTTCTACAATTTAAACTAGCTAGAAAG AGTCTCCAAACTTGGCAGCATATTAAGGAATGTCTGGAAAGTATACcgtaa
- the LOC127063142 gene encoding sorting nexin-4-like isoform X2, producing MEISIIEAEKRPNGPLNLREFYTVYLVETKVTDSNFKGALSTTSSLWRRYTDFELLRTYLDIAYPYIVLPPLPEKRVLYAWQKVTTDTFDPDFVDRRRAGLENFLLRVASHPVLSQNEHFMGFLQQREGWREHIQEISYLRLAESKLKALSVAVRLRKPDKRFETLKNYGIELQNNLCNLLRVRARLVEKQYSLYKLHANYGRVFSEWSAIEKEMGDGLQKSGHYLDSLAATIDTTLEEEELIADQLKEWLFGASALQAVVRRREALQVARDEAQDALIAACEQKDRVIQGKAGLMSRLFGSVDTEEVRELKILRLEHRITQQNEIVKQVDEDLKSFSSKAMVDIERFQHQKVIDLRETLAAYCVLQFKLARKSLQTWQHIKECLESIP from the exons ATggaaatttcaataatagaAGCTGAAAAGCGACCTAATGGACCATTAAATTTAAGAGAATTCTATACTGTGTACCTTGTTGAAACCAA AGTTACAGATTCTAATTTCAAGGGTGCTCTGAGTACTACAAGTTCTTTATGGAGACGTTATACtgattttgaattattaagaACATACTTAGACATTGCATATCCATATATTGTTTTACCACCATTGCCAGAGAAAAGGGTATTATACGCATGGCAGAAAGTTACAACAGATACTTTTGATCCAGATTTTGTAGACCGACGAAGAGCAGGATTAGAG AATTTCTTACTAAGAGTAGCATCTCATCCTGTACTTTCTCAAAATGAACACTTTATGGGATTTTTACAACAAAGGGAGGGTTGGAGGGAACATATTCAAGAGATAA GTTATTTACGTTTAGCAGAGTCCAAGTTAAAAGCTCTCAGTGTAGCTGTTCGTTTAAGAAAACCAGATAAACGATTTGAAACATTAAAGAATTATGGAATTGAACTTCAG aacAATCTCTGCAATCTTCTTAGAGTACGAGCTCGCCTTGTGGAAAAGcaatatagtttatataaattacatgcTAATTATGGCCGTGTGTTTAGTGAATGGAGTgctatagagaaagaaatgggaGATGGTTTAcag AAATCAGGCCATTACTTGGATTCATTAGCAGCTACAATTGATACCACacttgaagaagaagaactgaTAGCGGATCAATTGAAGGAATGGCTCTTTGGAGCTTCAGCTTTGCAAGCTGTAGTTAGACGAAGAGAAGCTTTACAGGTAGCTAGAGATGAAGCTCAGGATGCACTCATAGCTGCGTGCGAGCAAAAAGATAGAGTGATACaag GAAAAGCAGGATTAATGTCCAGACTTTTTGGATCAGTCGATACCGAAGAAGTACGAGAGTTAAAAATTCTTCGTTTGGAGCATAGAATTACACAACAGAATGAGATCGTGAAACAAGTCGATGAAGATTtgaa ATCCTTTTCCAGTAAGGCTATGGTAGATATAGAAAGATTTCAACATCAAAAGGTCATCGATTTAAGAGAAACGTTGGCAGCTTATTGTGTTCTACAATTTAAACTAGCTAGAAAG AGTCTCCAAACTTGGCAGCATATTAAGGAATGTCTGGAAAGTATACcgtaa